Below is a genomic region from Fusobacterium nucleatum.
ATTGAACCTGTCCATTACTTTTTAAAATATATTCTTCTTTCTCTTGTAGATTTTCTACTTTATCCAAACTATTTACAAACCAAGGAAATAATGTACCACTTATTTGAGATTCTCCAATTCCCATTAATATAGCTGAAATATATAACATACTTATATTAACACTATATGCTATCATAACTATGGCACTTCCTGTTAGCACCATACCAATAGTAAAAATTTTTAGTCTACCATATCTATCTGCAAAGCTTCCAGTAGGATAGTCAAATAACATTTGTGTTAGTAAAACAACAGACCAAAGCAACCCTATTTGAGTATTTTTTAAACCAAACTGTAATAAAAAAGCAGTTATGACCGAATCATATAATATTGCCATAACTTTTAAGGTACTTTCACCCCAAAGTAAACCTATTATACTCTTTTTCATAGTAAACACTCCTACATTTTTAATTTTTTATGTTATTTGTACCTACTTTTACATTGGTTCCTCCTAAGTTATAACTAATTTACACTATTTCATATTTGACTTTTCTCTTATATTATAACTTATTCTCTTGTTATAAGCTAGAAATTTAAAAATAATTATTGACAAATTCATAAAAGAATAATATATTTATAAGTGAAAAATAAATATTAAAAATAATCTTCGGGGCAGGGTGAAATTCCCGACCGGTGGTATAGTCCACGAAAGCATTTGCTTTGATTTGGTGAAATTCCAAAACCGACAGTAGAGTCTGGATGAGAGAAGAAAAGAAATTTAAGTTTTTTAACTTGTTTTCTATATTTTAGTAATCTTACCCGAATTACATAATTCGGTTTTTTTATTTTAACTGGAGGAAATTAATAAAAAATGGATAATCATATAAAAGGAGCTTTACTTGTTTGTTTAGCTGCTACCATGTGGGGTTTTGATGGAATAGTTTTAACACCTAGATTGTTTAATTTACATGTTCCATTTGTGGTTTTTATACTTCATCTTTTACCATTGATACTTATGTCAATTATCTTTGGAAAAGAAGAAATTAAAAATATAAAAAAATTACAAAAAAATGATTTATTTTTCTTTTTTTGTGTGGCTTTGTTTGGTGGTTGTTTAGGAACTCTATCAATAGTTAAGGCATTGTTTTTAGTAAACTTTAAGCATTTAACAGTTGTTACCTTATTACAAAAATTACAACCAATATTTGCAATAATATTAGCAAGGTTACTTTTAAAAGAAAAATTAAAAAGAGCATATCTATTTTGGGGATTTTTAGCTTTGCTTGGAGGATATCTTTTAACATTTGAATTTCATCTTCCAGAATTTGTTTCAGCTGATAATCTATTACCAGCTTCTCTTTATTCATTACTTGCTGCTTTCTCATTTGGTTCAGCAACTGTATTTGGAAAGAGAATATTAAAATCTGCTTCATTTAGAACAGCACTTTATTTAAGATATTTGATGACAACTTGTATAATGTTTGTTATTGTAGCTTTTACCTCTGGCTTTGGAGATTTTTCAATAGCCACAGCTGGAAATTGGTTAATCTTTGTAATTATTGCTTTAACAACAGGAAGTGGAGCAATCTTACTTTATTATTTTGGACTTAGGTATATTACAGCAAAAGTTGCTACTATGTGTGAGTTATGTTTCCCAATATCAAGTGTAGTTTTTGACTACTTAATAAATGGAAATGTATTAAGTCCTGTTCAAATTGCAAGTGCAATCTTAATGATAATTTCAATAATAAAAATTAGTAAATTAAATTAGACCATAAAAATGAACTACACCTTTTATCTTGTGTCAAAGATTTTAGCTGTAGTTTATTTTTATAAATTATTATATACCAAATAAATCAGAATTACTCGTTTTGTATATTTTTTATATTTGTTGTGTGTCTATTTTTTGGTACAATGTTTAAAGTACATATAAACATTTTATTAGGAGAGAATTTTATGAAAAAATTTGTTAGTTTAAAATTAATTGTTTTTAGTTTTATTTTAGTTGTTGGTAGTGTTTCTTTTTCAGCACCAGCTATTCAAGGAGGAACTGGAAGTGATAGTACAGTAGCAGGGATTGAAAATGATGCTAGTGAAGAGAAAAGTTCTGCTTTTGGATTTAAGAATAAAGCTAGTGGAAAGTTTAGTTCTGCTTTTGGATATATGAATGAAGCTAATGGACAGTTTAGTTCTGCTTTTGGAGCTGGGAATAAAGCCATTGGAGAACAAAGTTCTGCTTTTGGATTTCTAAATAAAGCTAGTGGAGGAAAAAGTTCTGTTTTTGGAAGTCAATATGAAGTTACTGGAAACTCTTCTGGTGCTTTTGGGGTTGGTGAATTTAATGGCCAATATCAATACAAAAATGAAGGTAATAATTCATATATGATAGGTAATAAGAATAAAATTGCCAGTGGCTCTGATGATAACTTTATTTTAGGTAATAATGTTCATATTGGTGGTGGTATTAATAATTCAGTAGCTCTTGGTAATAATTCTACTGTTAGTGCTTCTAATACTGTTTCTGTTGGATCTTCTACATTAAAAAGAAAGATAGTTAATGTTGGAGATGGAGAAATTTCTGCTTCTTCCACTGATGCTGTTACTGGTAGACAATTATATAGTGGAAATGGAATTGATACTGCTGCTTGGCAAAGTAAATTAAATGTTACTAAAAAAAATGATTATAAAGATGCTAATGACATTGATGTTAATAAGTGGAGAACTAAACTTGGTGTTGGCTCTGGTGGAGGTGGAGGAGCTCCTGTTGATGCCTATACTAAAAGTGAAGCTGATAATAAATTTGCAAATAAAACTGATTTAGATAATTATACTAAAAAAGATGATTATAAAGATGCTAATGGCATTGATGTTGATAAGTGGAAAGCTAAGCTTGGCACTGGTGCTGGGACTGCTGATATTGAAAATTTAAGAAATGAAGTAAATGAAAAAATTGATGATGTTAAAGATGAAGTTAGAACTGTTGGTTCTTTAAGTGCAGCTCTTGCTGGATTACATCCTATGCAATATGACCCAAAAGCTCCTATACAAGTTATGGCCGCATTGGGACATTACAGAGATAAACAATCAGTGGCTGTTGGAGCAAGTTATTATTTCAATGATAGATTTATGATGAGTACAGGTATTGCTCTTTCAGGAGAAAAGAGAACTAAAACTATGGCTAATGTAGGATTTACTTTAAAACTTGGTAAGGGTAGTGGAGTTACTTACAATGAAACTCCTTTATACACTATTCAAGATGAAGTTAAGAGATTAACTGTTGAAAATAATAAACAAGCCAAAGAAAACCAAGAATTAAAAGAAAGAGTTAGAAACTTGGAAGAAAAGTTAAATATGTTATTAAAAAATAAATAGGTAAAATTTAAACTGCACCTCTAATCTTATGTTTAAGATTTTGGGTGCAGTTCTATTTACAATTTTGAAATATCTTTTAATAAAATTTTACCTATCTCTGTCTTTGGTATAATTTCTTTATCTAATTCTTTAAAATCTTCTACAATTTTTCCTTTGTCAATTAAAATTATTCTATCAGCTAAAAAATAGCATAATCTAAAATCATGTGAAATAAAAATATATGTCAATTGATATTGTTTTTGAATTTTATATAATAAATCTAAAATTTTGTCCTGAACTAATGGATCTAAACCACTTAATGACTCATCAAATATCATAATTTGAGGTTTTGTTGATAAAGCTCTTGCTAAACAAACTCTTTGTAATTGTCCACCACTTAGTTCATCCCTTTTCCTTGTAAGTAATTCTGATGATAGCTCAACTTGTTCAAGTAATTCTAATACAATTTCTTTTTTTTGACTCTTATCTGTATTAAGCAAAAATTGTAAAGGTTCATATATTAAATCTTCAACAGTCATACTTGGATTTAATGCATTATAAGAGTCTTGAAACAAAAACTCTATATCTTTAAAAGTTGTTTTTATATCTCTTTCTTTTCCAAAAATTTTTACTGTACCTGAATTTTGTTCTTCAAGTCCTATAATTATTTTAGCAATAGTACTTTTTCCTGACCCACTTTCTCCCATTATTGCAAGACATTTACCTTTTTCTATATCCAAAGAAAATGAGTTTAATACTTCCTGTTCTCCATACTTTTTTGTTATATTAATAAATTCTACTGCTTTCATTTAACTTCCCTTTCTTTTATAAATGGTAGTTTCTAATAACTTTGCCCCAAATTCTGAATTCTCTTTAATTAGTTCTGGTTTAAGTTTTGGATTAAATTCTTCAATAACTTCACCATTTTCCATTACTAGACATCTTTCTGATATTGATTTCATCAAATAATAATCATGTGTTATCAGAATAATACTTTTACCCATTTTATTAAGTTCTTTGAAAATTTTTATCATCTCATAACGATTATAGCTATCAAGTGCCGAAGTTACCTCGTCAGCAATAATTATTTTAGCCTCCAATCCTATAATGATTGCTACCATAACTCTTTGTAACATTCCTCCACTTAATTCAAAAGGATATTTGTTTAAAATCTCTTCTGCATTCTCTAAATTTACCTGTTTTAAATTTTTTTTAGCAAGTTCTATCACTTCATTTTTTGAAACATTTTTATGGCTGAGATAAGTTTCTAAAAAAGTTGTTTTTATTTTTTGAAAAGGTAAAAATACATTTAAAGGATTTTGAGTGATATAGCCTATTCCCTCTCCTCTATACTTTCTTAAATCTT
It encodes:
- a CDS encoding ABC transporter ATP-binding protein, translating into MNILEIKNLSLKISDEKILKNINFELKEKEIISIIGKSGSGKTMLSKMIMGLKNKNMQIEGEILFKDNNIFDFSEEDLRKYRGEGIGYITQNPLNVFLPFQKIKTTFLETYLSHKNVSKNEVIELAKKNLKQVNLENAEEILNKYPFELSGGMLQRVMVAIIIGLEAKIIIADEVTSALDSYNRYEMIKIFKELNKMGKSIILITHDYYLMKSISERCLVMENGEVIEEFNPKLKPELIKENSEFGAKLLETTIYKRKGS
- a CDS encoding DMT family transporter, whose protein sequence is MDNHIKGALLVCLAATMWGFDGIVLTPRLFNLHVPFVVFILHLLPLILMSIIFGKEEIKNIKKLQKNDLFFFFCVALFGGCLGTLSIVKALFLVNFKHLTVVTLLQKLQPIFAIILARLLLKEKLKRAYLFWGFLALLGGYLLTFEFHLPEFVSADNLLPASLYSLLAAFSFGSATVFGKRILKSASFRTALYLRYLMTTCIMFVIVAFTSGFGDFSIATAGNWLIFVIIALTTGSGAILLYYFGLRYITAKVATMCELCFPISSVVFDYLINGNVLSPVQIASAILMIISIIKISKLN
- a CDS encoding ABC transporter ATP-binding protein encodes the protein MKAVEFINITKKYGEQEVLNSFSLDIEKGKCLAIMGESGSGKSTIAKIIIGLEEQNSGTVKIFGKERDIKTTFKDIEFLFQDSYNALNPSMTVEDLIYEPLQFLLNTDKSQKKEIVLELLEQVELSSELLTRKRDELSGGQLQRVCLARALSTKPQIMIFDESLSGLDPLVQDKILDLLYKIQKQYQLTYIFISHDFRLCYFLADRIILIDKGKIVEDFKELDKEIIPKTEIGKILLKDISKL
- the cbpF gene encoding CEACAM-binding trimeric autotransporter adhesin CbpF → MKKFVSLKLIVFSFILVVGSVSFSAPAIQGGTGSDSTVAGIENDASEEKSSAFGFKNKASGKFSSAFGYMNEANGQFSSAFGAGNKAIGEQSSAFGFLNKASGGKSSVFGSQYEVTGNSSGAFGVGEFNGQYQYKNEGNNSYMIGNKNKIASGSDDNFILGNNVHIGGGINNSVALGNNSTVSASNTVSVGSSTLKRKIVNVGDGEISASSTDAVTGRQLYSGNGIDTAAWQSKLNVTKKNDYKDANDIDVNKWRTKLGVGSGGGGGAPVDAYTKSEADNKFANKTDLDNYTKKDDYKDANGIDVDKWKAKLGTGAGTADIENLRNEVNEKIDDVKDEVRTVGSLSAALAGLHPMQYDPKAPIQVMAALGHYRDKQSVAVGASYYFNDRFMMSTGIALSGEKRTKTMANVGFTLKLGKGSGVTYNETPLYTIQDEVKRLTVENNKQAKENQELKERVRNLEEKLNMLLKNK